One Lysinibacillus fusiformis genomic window carries:
- a CDS encoding diaminopimelate dehydrogenase, whose protein sequence is MSAIRVGIVGYGNLGRGVEYAISQNPDMELVAVFTRRDPSTVSLASSASVYLVDDAEKFQNDIDVMILCGGSATDLPEQGPHFAQWFNTIDSFDTHAKIPEFFEAVDTVAQKSGKISVISVGWDPGLFSLNRILGEAVLPVGTTYTFWGDGLSQGHSDAVRRIEGVKNAVQYTLPIKDAVERVRNGENPELTTREKHARECWVVLEEGADAEKVEQEIVTMPNYFDEYNTTVNFIAEEEFKANHTGMPHGGFVIRSGDSGANDKQILEFSLKLESNPNFTSSVLVAFARAAHRLSQAGDKGAKTVFDIPFGLLSPKSAAELRKDLL, encoded by the coding sequence ATGAGTGCAATTCGAGTAGGTATTGTAGGTTATGGAAATTTAGGACGCGGTGTGGAATACGCAATTTCACAAAATCCAGATATGGAATTAGTAGCTGTATTCACTCGTCGTGATCCTTCAACAGTAAGCCTTGCGAGTAGCGCAAGCGTATATTTAGTAGATGATGCTGAAAAATTCCAAAATGACATTGATGTAATGATTTTATGTGGTGGCTCTGCAACAGATTTACCAGAGCAAGGACCACACTTTGCACAATGGTTTAATACAATTGACAGTTTTGATACGCATGCGAAAATTCCTGAGTTTTTTGAAGCGGTTGATACTGTAGCACAAAAATCGGGTAAAATATCAGTTATTTCAGTGGGCTGGGATCCAGGTTTATTCTCATTGAATCGTATACTAGGAGAAGCTGTATTACCTGTAGGCACAACTTACACATTCTGGGGCGATGGCTTAAGCCAAGGACACTCAGATGCGGTACGTCGTATTGAAGGCGTAAAAAATGCTGTACAATATACGTTGCCAATTAAAGATGCTGTAGAACGTGTTCGTAATGGTGAAAACCCTGAGTTAACAACACGTGAAAAACATGCGCGTGAATGTTGGGTTGTTCTAGAAGAAGGTGCGGATGCGGAAAAAGTTGAGCAAGAAATTGTGACAATGCCAAACTACTTTGACGAGTATAACACAACAGTAAACTTCATTGCTGAAGAGGAATTCAAGGCAAACCACACTGGTATGCCACACGGTGGTTTCGTTATTCGCAGTGGTGATAGTGGTGCAAACGATAAACAAATTCTTGAATTCTCGTTAAAACTTGAAAGTAATCCAAACTTCACATCAAGTGTACTTGTAGCCTTTGCACGTGCAGCACATCGTTTAAGCCAAGCTGGCGACAAAGGTGCGAAAACCGTATTTGATATTCCATTTGGACTGTTATCACCAAAATCAGCAGCAGAATTACGTAAAGATCTTCTATAA
- a CDS encoding methyl-accepting chemotaxis protein: MTNEKVLLEKNSSILKITSGVVVLAIIVYILHHRFNFLETHTLSLNGYINSSSSYTMIILLLLLIPIVLCIASWIVFTKNNKSEHLPFLLMLTLTFGSIAIIASGNGLVEYHFSIFMVIAFIGTFQNIRLILVSAILFAAQHLVGYFTIPELICGTANYSFSLLMIHAIFLILTSIATIIIILKTQKNEIYLRMQQEASAVELQSLLMELQHVGLVVNEHSKALANDSKLMSTASHNITGAIRSNEDDLIRSASQLQQGVTKNEELLVKFTHIQESANQVATRAKFSLQQASAGGKSVQEVSTQMKVITISIESINDLVVKLANQSQQINQSLREIENISEQTKLLALNASIEAARAGEHGKGFAVVAGEIRKLATNSQTSTLDIQSVLQNIDLQVHEIAEKMETGLNEIHKGNNTIMNNADLFHVILNSMKEVEDEIELISDATQVVGSHASKTNSIFRSILESNHASLESVSVIAKAAQVQYTSAESLNQVMDELQKMAGELNILMKKIKIQKESQ; the protein is encoded by the coding sequence ATGACAAATGAAAAAGTATTGTTGGAGAAAAATAGTTCTATTTTAAAAATTACAAGCGGTGTGGTTGTACTTGCTATCATTGTATACATTTTACATCATAGATTTAACTTTTTAGAGACACATACACTTTCACTAAACGGTTACATAAATTCATCGTCTTCGTATACGATGATCATATTATTGCTTCTGCTTATACCAATTGTCTTATGTATTGCATCATGGATAGTGTTTACCAAAAACAATAAAAGTGAGCACTTACCATTTTTATTAATGTTAACTTTAACATTTGGAAGTATTGCTATTATTGCATCGGGCAATGGTTTAGTCGAATATCATTTCTCAATATTTATGGTAATAGCTTTTATCGGTACATTTCAGAATATTCGTTTAATTTTAGTGAGTGCAATTCTTTTTGCCGCACAACATTTAGTAGGTTATTTTACTATTCCAGAACTAATTTGCGGGACTGCAAATTACTCGTTTTCATTATTAATGATCCATGCAATCTTTTTAATTTTAACAAGTATTGCGACTATTATTATTATACTAAAAACACAAAAGAACGAGATATACTTACGTATGCAACAAGAGGCATCTGCTGTTGAATTGCAAAGTTTATTAATGGAATTACAGCATGTGGGCTTAGTTGTAAACGAACATTCAAAGGCGCTTGCAAACGACTCAAAGTTAATGTCTACTGCAAGTCATAATATTACGGGAGCTATTCGAAGCAATGAAGATGATTTAATACGGAGTGCCTCCCAACTCCAACAAGGAGTTACTAAAAACGAGGAGCTTCTAGTTAAATTTACTCATATTCAAGAAAGTGCCAACCAAGTTGCAACTAGAGCAAAGTTTAGTTTACAGCAAGCATCAGCAGGGGGGAAATCTGTTCAGGAAGTTTCTACCCAGATGAAAGTAATAACAATATCAATTGAATCGATTAATGATCTAGTTGTAAAATTAGCCAATCAATCCCAACAAATCAATCAATCCTTACGTGAAATTGAAAATATATCCGAGCAAACAAAACTTCTTGCTTTAAATGCATCAATTGAAGCAGCTCGTGCAGGTGAGCATGGTAAAGGTTTTGCAGTTGTAGCTGGGGAAATTCGCAAGCTTGCTACAAATTCTCAGACTTCCACTTTAGATATCCAAAGTGTGTTACAAAATATCGATCTTCAGGTACATGAAATTGCAGAAAAAATGGAAACCGGTTTGAACGAAATTCATAAAGGAAATAACACAATAATGAACAATGCAGATTTGTTTCATGTCATTTTAAATTCCATGAAGGAAGTAGAGGACGAAATCGAACTTATTTCAGATGCCACACAAGTAGTCGGTAGTCATGCAAGTAAGACAAATAGTATCTTTAGAAGCATATTAGAATCGAATCATGCATCCTTAGAGAGTGTATCAGTAATTGCAAAAGCTGCACAAGTCCAATATACATCTGCGGAATCTTTAAATCAGGTCATGGATGAGCTACAAAAGATGGCGGGTGAATTAAATATACTAATGAAGAAGATTAAGATCCAAAAAGAATCGCAATAA